The DNA segment GATACCCGCCAATTGTCGCGTTGCGTCGGGATCGGCCCCGGTGGCCAACACGATCGTATCGCACTCCAAATCACCGTTGGTCGTGGTGAGTATCGTTGTGCCATTCGCGGTGCGAAATTGGCTGATCGCTTCGCAATTGGTTTCGACCGTGGCCCCTGATGCGATTGCCTGATCCATAAGTGTCCGGGTTGCCAATACTGGATCCAGCGCACCATCGTTCGGCGAAAATGCTGCTGAAGTTAAATCCCCAAACGCGACACCGGGCTCCATCGATTGCAGCTCATCGCGTGCAATCATGCGCGCGGGTTCGCCCCACTCGACCTGTTCGTCGATCTGCCTTGCCAGTTTTTGTTGACGCTCTTCGCTGCCGAACCATTCGATAGAACCGGCCCACTTTATCGGTAGGCCAGCTTCGGCTTCCAGCTCTTTCCATCCTGCTAGACCGAGCTGATTGAGCCTGTGGTAATGGCGCGGCTGTTTTGCCCAACTGGCGTTCAACCAAGCGAACGTGCCGTGGCTTGCGCGGCTGGCCAATCCGTTGCGTTCCAATACGGTGACCTGCGCCCCGCCTTGTGTGAGGTAATATGCAATCGCGGCGCCTATGATCCCTCCCCCAATCACGGCCACGCGCGTTTTCCCATTCACGGTCGGGCCGCCGCACGCGC comes from the Erythrobacter sp. Alg231-14 genome and includes:
- a CDS encoding FAD-dependent oxidoreductase, with amino-acid sequence MTRRDALALTAAGTLASACGGPTVNGKTRVAVIGGGIIGAAIAYYLTQGGAQVTVLERNGLASRASHGTFAWLNASWAKQPRHYHRLNQLGLAGWKELEAEAGLPIKWAGSIEWFGSEERQQKLARQIDEQVEWGEPARMIARDELQSMEPGVAFGDLTSAAFSPNDGALDPVLATRTLMDQAIASGATVETNCEAISQFRTANGTTILTTTNGDLECDTIVLATGADPDATRQLAGIHIPQRTTPGVVAITKPMPPMIDAIIVAPGVHIHQRGDGRVVLGEQGGAPQNEAHAARLADRPTSFPNADFAGQHARRILDVAVRYVPALSTAEMEEVIIGWRPLPLDGHPVIGFSPEQPGAYLAITHSGVSLAPIIGKMTAQEILNGHTVAALDAYRPDRDFATIQRY